A genomic window from Silene latifolia isolate original U9 population chromosome 11, ASM4854445v1, whole genome shotgun sequence includes:
- the LOC141614728 gene encoding protein FAR1-RELATED SEQUENCE 5-like has translation MEDLEQTFTEMLVDGALIVPTTMECADNNHDGIIDQPSTENTTTRGRDVAIYVINVYTLLPNVTLKHSQAIGFSIRKATSRRANGSGTPVFERYFVCSCAGVHANGNRRDDNGNPLRNSAVTRCQCKAGLRTQVNEDGQWEVMQHATEHNHELTPPQWQQHHRSERRITDAEEEAIRALTEAFVAPSVQYKVAAAVAGGDVFVGHTKRDHINFVHRLKIKAIEGGDAATLINLLTKRQAEDPGFFFGVEFNKEGRLHHLFWCDSMMREDYRLYHDVVIFDTTYRTNRYNLICGAFVGINNHWSNVMFGCAFLSDEQEESFQWLFNVFNEAMGEDARLVSIFTDQDKAMTNAVEGYTQKAGIGYANGTSNRTPSHTLVI, from the exons ATGGAGGATCTTGAACAAACCTTTACAGAAATGTTAGTTGATGGTGCCCTAATCGTTCCAACAACAATGGAATGTGCAGATAATAATCATGATGGGATAATTGATCAACCTTCAACAGAAAACACGACGACTAGAGGTAGAG ATGTTGCTATTTATGTTATAAATGTTTACACTTTATTGCCTAATGTGACCCT GAAACACTCACAGGCCATTGGTTTCAGCATTAGGAAAGCAACTTCTCGTAGAGCGAACGGAAGTGGTACACCCGTATTCGAGAGATACTTTGTATGTTCATGTGCCGGAGTACATGCAAATGGTAATAGGCGAGACGATAACGGCAATCCTTTGAGGAATTCTGCAGTCACACGTTGCCAATGCAAAGCCGGTTTAAGGACACAAGTGAATGAGGACGGGCAGTGGGAGGTAATGCAACATGCCACAGAACACAACCATGAGCTGACTCCCCCTCAATGGCAACAACACCACCGCTCGGAGAGGAGAATTACTGATGCTGAGGAAGAGGCTATAAGGGCCTTGACTGAAGCCTTTGTAGCCCCCTCGGTTCAATACAAAGTGGCAGCTGCTGTAGCGGGGGGCGATGTATTCGTCGGACACACCAAGAGGGATCACATCAACTTTGTTCATAGGCTGAAGATTAAAGCGATCGAGGGAGGTGATGCAGCCACGCTAATTAATCTTCTCACTAAAAGACAAGCTGAGGATCCCGGGTTTTTCTTTGGAGTCGAATTCAACAAAGAAGGGAGACTCCACCACCTTTTCTGGTGTGACTCGATGATGAGGGAGGACTACCGATTGTATCATGATGTTGTCATCTTTGACACAACGTATCGCACTAACAGGTACAATCTGATTTGTGGTGCATTTGTCGGTATAAATAACCACTGGTCCAATGTCATGTTTGGGTGTGCTTTCCTATCCGACGAGCAAGAAGAATCATTccaatggttgttcaatgtgttTAATGAAGCTATGGGTGAGGATGCTCGTCTTGTCTCCATTTTCACTGACCAAGACAAAGCTATGACAAATGCAGTTGAAGG